In a single window of the Streptomyces sp. NBC_00285 genome:
- a CDS encoding inositol monophosphatase family protein, translating into MIGHMETIDEFLDRHTDDVEEAVRKAAAAEIMPRFRRLAAHEVDQKSGPHDLVTDADRLAERYLTEALGALLPGSVVVGEEAVHADPASYEAIQGDTPVWIVDPVDGTRQFVHGDPGFCTLVALAAKGVLLASWTYAPARDQLATAVRGRGAFLDGERLHAGAPDPERDLQVATSHPDYTTDDEKRDLLSLWTDGVAPRPCGSAGLEYLAVARGELDAVAFSWEAAWDHAAGLLLVEEAGGAHLTRAGEPFRITGGNTLPFTAARDAATARRIRGLLAGEA; encoded by the coding sequence ATGATCGGACATATGGAAACCATCGACGAGTTTCTCGACCGGCACACGGACGACGTGGAAGAGGCGGTGCGCAAGGCCGCCGCGGCCGAGATCATGCCGCGCTTCCGCCGGCTCGCCGCCCACGAGGTGGATCAGAAGAGCGGACCCCACGACCTGGTCACGGACGCCGACCGGCTGGCCGAGCGGTATCTCACCGAGGCGCTCGGCGCCCTCCTTCCCGGCTCCGTGGTGGTCGGCGAGGAGGCCGTCCACGCCGACCCGGCGTCGTACGAGGCGATACAGGGCGACACCCCGGTCTGGATCGTCGACCCCGTCGACGGCACCCGGCAGTTCGTCCACGGCGACCCCGGCTTCTGCACACTGGTCGCGCTCGCGGCGAAGGGCGTTCTGCTCGCCTCCTGGACCTACGCGCCCGCCCGTGACCAGCTGGCCACGGCGGTGCGGGGCCGGGGCGCGTTCCTCGACGGCGAGCGGCTGCACGCGGGCGCCCCCGACCCGGAGCGGGACCTCCAGGTGGCCACCTCCCACCCGGACTACACCACGGACGACGAGAAGCGAGACCTGCTCAGCCTGTGGACGGACGGTGTCGCGCCGCGTCCGTGCGGCTCGGCCGGCCTGGAGTATCTCGCCGTCGCCCGCGGCGAGTTGGACGCGGTCGCGTTCTCCTGGGAGGCGGCCTGGGACCACGCGGCGGGCCTGCTGCTGGTCGAGGAGGCGGGCGGCGCACATCTGACCCGCGCCGGTGAGCCGTTCCGCATCACGGGAGGCAACACCCTGCCGTTCACGGCCGCCCGGGACGCGGCGACGGCCCGCAGGATACGGGGCCTGCTGGCGGGCGAGGCCTGA
- a CDS encoding gamma-glutamyltransferase family protein, which produces MPFTTRPTLQGTFGMVSSTHWLASQSAMAVLEDGGNAYDAAVAGAFVLHVVEPHLNGPAGEVPILLAPAGGEVRVLCGQGVAPAGATVAHYRGLGLDLVPGTGPLAAAVPGAFDAWMLLLRDHGTKPLADVLGYAIGYAEDGHAPVENVGATVESVRELFETEWTSSSEVYLPHGQAPRPGSLFRNPALAATWKRLIDEVAAAGDRVAQIEAAREVWRSGFIAEALVRQARRPTMDTSGSRHTGTLTAADLAGWSATYEAPATYDWNGWTLCKAGPWSQGPVLLQQLALLPPELPRYGSADYVHLLVENCKLAMADREAWYGDAADVPLGELLSKEYNAGRRELVGDRASHELRPGSPGGRVPRLSAHARVVVTDEPGFSPMGVGEPTVAKNPTSPVPGEPEIGPDGTTRGDTCHLDVVDRWGNMVAATPSGGWLQSNPVVPELGFPLGTRLQMAWLEDGLPNSLTPGRRPRTTLTPSIALRAGVPVLAFGTPGGDQQDQWQLHFFLALALRPPVRGGLDLQGAIDAPNWHNDSFPGSFYPRGMRPGSVTVEARTDPEVVAELRRRGHDVTVGEPWSEGRLCAVARDAETGVVSAAANPRGMQGYAVGR; this is translated from the coding sequence TGCCGTTCACCACCCGCCCCACCCTCCAGGGCACCTTCGGCATGGTGTCCTCCACCCACTGGCTGGCCTCGCAGTCGGCGATGGCGGTGCTGGAGGACGGCGGCAACGCCTACGACGCCGCGGTGGCCGGTGCCTTCGTCCTGCACGTCGTCGAGCCGCACCTCAACGGCCCCGCCGGTGAGGTGCCGATCCTGCTCGCGCCGGCCGGCGGGGAGGTGCGGGTGCTGTGCGGTCAGGGTGTCGCGCCCGCCGGGGCCACCGTCGCGCACTACCGGGGGCTCGGCCTGGATCTCGTGCCGGGCACCGGCCCCCTCGCCGCCGCCGTCCCGGGCGCCTTCGACGCCTGGATGCTGCTCCTGCGCGACCACGGCACCAAGCCCCTCGCCGACGTCCTCGGGTATGCCATCGGTTACGCCGAGGACGGGCACGCGCCCGTGGAGAACGTCGGCGCGACCGTCGAGAGCGTGCGGGAGCTGTTCGAGACCGAGTGGACCTCGTCGTCGGAGGTCTATCTGCCCCACGGACAGGCGCCCCGGCCCGGTTCGCTGTTCCGTAACCCCGCGCTCGCCGCCACCTGGAAGCGGCTGATCGACGAGGTGGCCGCAGCGGGCGACCGGGTCGCGCAGATCGAGGCGGCGCGCGAGGTGTGGCGCAGCGGATTCATCGCCGAGGCGCTAGTACGGCAGGCCCGGCGGCCCACCATGGACACCAGCGGTTCGCGGCACACCGGCACACTGACGGCCGCCGACCTCGCCGGGTGGTCCGCGACCTACGAGGCTCCGGCGACGTACGACTGGAACGGCTGGACCCTGTGCAAGGCCGGGCCCTGGAGCCAGGGTCCGGTGCTCCTCCAGCAGCTCGCGCTGCTGCCGCCCGAGCTGCCGCGGTACGGGTCCGCCGACTACGTCCATCTGCTGGTCGAGAACTGCAAGCTGGCCATGGCCGACCGGGAGGCCTGGTACGGGGACGCGGCCGACGTGCCGCTCGGTGAGCTGTTGTCGAAGGAGTACAACGCGGGACGGCGTGAACTCGTCGGCGACAGGGCTTCCCACGAGCTGCGGCCGGGCAGCCCCGGCGGGCGTGTCCCACGGCTGAGCGCGCACGCGCGCGTGGTGGTCACCGACGAGCCGGGGTTCAGCCCGATGGGCGTCGGCGAGCCGACGGTCGCCAAGAACCCCACGTCCCCCGTGCCGGGTGAGCCCGAGATCGGCCCCGACGGCACCACCCGGGGCGACACCTGCCACCTGGATGTCGTCGACCGCTGGGGCAACATGGTCGCCGCCACGCCCAGCGGAGGCTGGCTGCAGTCCAACCCCGTCGTTCCCGAACTGGGCTTTCCGCTCGGCACCCGGCTCCAGATGGCCTGGCTGGAGGACGGCCTGCCGAACTCCCTCACCCCCGGCCGCCGTCCCCGCACCACCCTCACCCCTTCGATCGCCCTGCGCGCCGGGGTCCCGGTCCTGGCCTTCGGCACCCCCGGCGGGGATCAGCAGGACCAGTGGCAGCTCCACTTCTTCCTCGCCCTCGCCCTGCGCCCCCCGGTCCGCGGCGGCCTCGACCTCCAGGGCGCGATCGACGCCCCGAACTGGCACAACGACAGCTTCCCCGGCTCCTTCTACCCGCGCGGCATGCGGCCCGGAAGCGTCACGGTGGAGGCGCGGACGGACCCGGAGGTGGTGGCTGAGCTACGGCGGCGGGGGCACGACGTGACGGTGGGCGAGCCCTGGTCGGAGGGACGGCTGTGCGCCGTGGCACGGGACGCGGAGACGGGAGTGGTGTCGGCGGCGGCGAATCCCCGGGGAATGCAGGGGTACGCGGTGGGACGGTGA